From the genome of Podospora bellae-mahoneyi strain CBS 112042 chromosome 2, whole genome shotgun sequence:
CATCCTTTCCTCAATGCGATCAACGACCAGACGGGCCAATCCGGCAAGATCAGCTTGCTGTTATTTCAGGCCGTCATGTTTGTGGCGACTGCTTTTGTCGATGAGGACTTGTTGAAGGCCGAGGGTTACCAGGACCGGAGGGAGGCGCGGAAGGCCTTCTTCAGCAAGGCgagggtgagttttttttttacgtCTTTCTGTTGGCTTGGGAGGGCTCTAAACAAGCCCGGGGAACATTGGGTAAGCGGGGAATGCTAACCATCTGCTTCCAGGTTCTGTACGACTGCGATACTGAACTCGACCGCCTGCACCTGGTCCAGGCTCTTCTCATGATGACTTACTGGTATGAATCACCAGACGACCAAAAAGACACCTGGCACTGGATGGGCGTGGCCATCTCACTGGCCCAGACCATCGGTGTGCATCGCAACCCGGTGGCGACGAATTTCCCGCCAGCAAAGAGGGGATTGTGGAAGCGGATCTGGTGGTCATGCTACATGCGGGATCGCATGATCGCCCTCGGGATGCGCAGGCCGACCAGGATCAAGGACGACGACTTTGACGTGCCAatgctggaggagggcgactTTGAAATCGGCAGACTCCGGGAGGACAACCAACTGCTGGGCCCTGACTGCGCTCTGGTCCGCGACGTCGAGATACAGAGGGAGCTGGCGTTCATGTGCATCGAGATGGCGAAGCTGTGTCTTCTTGTCAGCGAGATGCTCAGGGCGCAATACTCGATCCTCAGCAGAGGCGGCATGCGGCCGGACGTCACGACAGCGAGCACGATGATGCTCCTGCCCAAGAAGGACCAGAACCCGGACGGCTTTGCCATGACTCAGCAGGTCGACGCCATGCTCAACCAGTGGGCTGTCGGCCTGCCGTCCTGCTGTCGGCGCCAACCGGTGCCCCTGACCCCCATCGAAGAAGGGTGCAGACCTGTTGTCCTGCAGCGCCACCTCTTGCATCTCATCTACTACACCACCGTCTCGGCCCTCCACAGGCCGCAGTTCCTCCGCCCTCAGAGAGCCGAGCCCGTCATCCCGACAAAAGCCCAGCAGTACTCCCAAGAACGGGTGCGTGACGCATCAAGGGAGGTGATCAAAATGGTCACCGAACTCCGCCAGCACGGTCTAGAGCGgtgcctccccaccaccggcgtcaccgtcctcctccccgcaaTGATCATCCAACTCCTCGACTCGACCGCCCTCGACGCAGACGACCAGACCAGAGCCCAAGCCGCCCAGGGCTTCAAGGAGCTCCTTGCCGTCATGAGAAACCTGAAGGACATCTACGCCGCGGCATCCTACGCCGTCAACTTTATGACCTGTGTTCTCCAGGGACGGgcctcgcagcagcaggtgcAGAGACCGCAGCAGGCGTTTCAGAGCATGTCCACTGCTActcctggtggtgggatgaacATGATGCCTTCTTCCATGCCGGAGCGGCcgtcgacgccgccgccggatGACTCGCAGTTTATCAGCTCGGCTATGCAGGGGGTTAATAACCTTTACAATCACCCCCAGCATCAGACGCCCGGGTTTGCGGGGAGTGGGATggcggctggtggtggtggggagatggaggatactatcatgatgatgggtgggcAGACGCCCCCCGGGACGGATTATGACTCTGGGTCGCCTGGGGCGGAGCATGGGAGTGGTGGTATTGAcggtggcggggaggagaCGTTGAAGCACCACTTTGGGGGGGCTCAACAGAGTGCGACTAACGGGGCGGGGAATGAGGTGGTATATAGTGAGTGGTTGGAGGAGTATCCGGGTGATATTGGGGGGCCGGATGGGGAgtttttggggatggggatggataTGGGTGGTTCGGGGTTGGGTgtcgtgggggaggaggccaatGCGAGGTATGAGTGGAACTCTATGAGCAtgggtggttgaagaagaatatgtgatgggggaggcgacagagggagagaggaagaagaaaagcatTACTATATATCCTTCGGGGGTGTTGAAATCGCAAGGAAGGGAAAAAGAACGGAAAGGTATGGCATGGAAGGGACATGGGCAAGGGCGTTTTTTGGGATGTGGGTTGAAATAGGCATTTTGGGATTGATTGGGTTATATAGGAAATTCTTTGGAAAGCGATTTGACGGGTTACATCTTGAAgatagaggaggaggaagtttgGAAAGAAGTAGAATCGGATGAGAATGACGACGACTAAGACTGGACCAATTGGTTCGGAGAGTtgaaaatattattaatgttgatgatgacccTTTGGTTGCCCGCCCTGTGTGATGATTGTGAATGGCTTCGAGACATGTGAGAGGACTCCGGAGACAGACTGAGACAGTCCACCACACAACTCCGGCGAAGagtggatgttgatgattcAAAACTCAACATCGTTCCCGTGTGAAGAGAGGTTTGGTGGAGATTTTCCCACGTCATTTTTGTGAGTGTGGGCTTCGGCCTCGTGTCGTTGGAAAGCGAATGAGTGTGGATCAGTCAGTGGCTTGTGCATCCCCTGCCGTTGGCGTTGCTGGGAAGATGAATGACGGGAATTAGTGCGGTTCGGGGGTGCTGCTATCTACTTCAGGGCGAGAGGATGCTGGCGACGTGTTAAGGGtgtctcatcaccaaccttgTCGGTCTCATGTCCGTTTGGGCATAGCCCGGACGCCCCAGCCGCTACCCGAAATCACATCTCCAGAAGGCGACTTTGGGGAGGTCCAAGATGGAGATCTGGGTGGGTTGTGTTACCAACCGCCAATTAAATGAGGCCGGGGTTCCTCGAAATACACTGTAACTGCCCTGCTCTGCTACTTTCCACTTTGTCGTCCCTTTCTCTCCCTTCCTTTCGGTGTGTGCGCTCACCGGTCTAATCATCAGTCACTCTTTTTACCTGAACTGTGTTCGTTGTTTTACTGTCGCTCCCTTTGTCTACCCGTATCGCTTTTGCCCAACATCGCATTACTCTACCTGAATAACCCAATTGCCAATTGGGCCTCAAGTTCTGCGACCTCAGCCCTGACGTGTTGCGGTTTCGTCGAATCGACCCTCTTTATTGGAGGACGCGCTGCCTGGTTTCTGCTCTTGACACCACCCACTCGGATTAGGCTTTGGGCGGAATCGCATACGGCGTCTGGCCTTCTTTTTTGACAAGTCGCCCTAACCCAAGCTTTTGCGCCTGGCGGACAACGCACCGAGCGGGCTTTCTACAGTCTGCACGTACCCGCCACCAAGATTTCCTGTTTGTTCTGGGCCTTCTAGTTGGATCGGGGCCTTCTTTAGCTTGTTCTTCCTGGTTCGTGTCGCCCTTTCAGTGAATCATTTGACTGTGCCTGTGGGCAGCTGCAACGGAACGCAAGGCGCAGCACGAAGAGCGAATCACAGTGGTCAAGCTTTCCCAAGCTTCCGGAGCTTCAGCAGCCGCCAAAAACGCCCCACCTCTTTTCCACCCTTTGTAAACTATGGGACGCTCCGAGCAGAGGAAATCATACAACATCTCGCCAGGCTCATAGGAGGGCCATTATGTCGCGCGGCGACCTGCCCCGAGATCACCACTGAACGAACatacaaaaagaaaacgaagaagaagaagaagaagaagaagaagaagaagaggaagaagaagaagaagaagaagaagaagaagaagaagaagaagaagaagaagaagaagaagaagaagaagaagaagcttcACCGACACCACGACAGACCGACGACAACtacaccgacgacgacgaagaagaacaacaccaaacagcagcagccatggaCGACCCACCGCCCATGACGgctgc
Proteins encoded in this window:
- a CDS encoding hypothetical protein (EggNog:ENOG503P04M; COG:K), which gives rise to MPGSESPARQISPEAENMQPRSPPSGSGSEPESSSQQAGTADRPKTTKRRAARACESCRRRKVRCDVVTQSPCTNCLYEKVECLVPECRRKRKHHSRVSESLGSSVGSSTEASLLRAKCLGSAAPMGYTQNGQNLDFTYTGNPLLRQQLFSQAGSDAIRNQQYLNLSYQNGFGSNAPLRPRVSPSLLYQNTGFPPLQPAIEVSQQLKSVLEAQAPPITPAEPQLPAFIKPIPKAVSPEDLDYLNAKKALTLPHPQLRNALLKAYVEYVHPYMPVMDVHPFLNAINDQTGQSGKISLLLFQAVMFVATAFVDEDLLKAEGYQDRREARKAFFSKARVLYDCDTELDRLHLVQALLMMTYWYESPDDQKDTWHWMGVAISLAQTIGVHRNPVATNFPPAKRGLWKRIWWSCYMRDRMIALGMRRPTRIKDDDFDVPMLEEGDFEIGRLREDNQLLGPDCALVRDVEIQRELAFMCIEMAKLCLLVSEMLRAQYSILSRGGMRPDVTTASTMMLLPKKDQNPDGFAMTQQVDAMLNQWAVGLPSCCRRQPVPLTPIEEGCRPVVLQRHLLHLIYYTTVSALHRPQFLRPQRAEPVIPTKAQQYSQERVRDASREVIKMVTELRQHGLERCLPTTGVTVLLPAMIIQLLDSTALDADDQTRAQAAQGFKELLAVMRNLKDIYAAASYAVNFMTCVLQGRASQQQVQRPQQAFQSMSTATPGGGMNMMPSSMPERPSTPPPDDSQFISSAMQGVNNLYNHPQHQTPGFAGSGMAAGGGGEMEDTIMMMGGQTPPGTDYDSGSPGAEHGSGGIDGGGEETLKHHFGGAQQSATNGAGNEVVYSEWLEEYPGDIGGPDGEFLGMGMDMGGSGLGVVGEEANARYEWNSMSMGG